The following are encoded in a window of Sphaerisporangium siamense genomic DNA:
- the nrfD gene encoding NrfD/PsrC family molybdoenzyme membrane anchor subunit: protein MTTRDRGDGRATAQADHFDSYYGRRILKPPTWEAATIGGYLYLGGLAGASSVFAAGGQLTGRPRLARAGKAAALVGVGLSLAALVEDLGRPARFLHMLRTFKPTSPMSVGSWLLAAYAPLVGVSLFTDVTGRFPLAGRAACYGAAVLGPAVTTYTAVLISDTAVPAWHEGYREMPFLFAGSATATAAGSALIATPAAENGPARRAAVLGTALELAAGRLMRHRMGMVGEAYERGRAGVLMRTGEALALAGAAGAALSGRGGRAAAVLSGAALMAASACIRLGVFSAGVASTQDPRYTVVPQRERLAGRLSKT from the coding sequence ATGACCACGCGGGACCGGGGCGACGGCCGGGCGACGGCCCAGGCGGACCACTTCGACTCCTACTACGGGCGGCGCATCCTGAAGCCGCCGACCTGGGAGGCCGCCACCATCGGCGGATACCTGTACCTCGGCGGGCTGGCGGGGGCCTCGTCGGTGTTCGCGGCGGGCGGCCAGCTCACCGGGCGTCCGCGGCTGGCCCGCGCCGGCAAGGCGGCGGCGCTCGTCGGCGTCGGCCTCTCGCTGGCCGCGCTGGTGGAGGACCTCGGGCGCCCGGCCCGCTTCCTGCACATGCTCAGGACCTTCAAGCCCACCTCGCCGATGAGCGTCGGCTCCTGGCTGCTCGCCGCCTACGCGCCCCTGGTCGGCGTCAGCCTGTTCACCGACGTCACCGGCAGGTTCCCGCTGGCCGGGCGCGCGGCCTGCTACGGCGCCGCGGTGCTCGGCCCGGCGGTGACGACGTACACGGCCGTGCTGATCAGCGACACGGCCGTGCCCGCGTGGCACGAGGGGTACCGCGAGATGCCGTTCCTGTTCGCCGGGTCGGCCACCGCGACCGCCGCGGGCAGCGCGCTCATCGCCACGCCCGCCGCCGAGAACGGCCCCGCGCGCCGCGCCGCGGTCCTCGGCACCGCGCTGGAGCTCGCCGCGGGCCGCCTGATGCGCCACCGCATGGGCATGGTCGGCGAGGCGTACGAGCGCGGGCGGGCCGGCGTCCTCATGCGGACCGGCGAGGCGCTCGCGCTCGCCGGGGCCGCGGGCGCCGCGCTGTCCGGGCGCGGCGGCCGGGCGGCGGCCGTCCTGTCCGGCGCGGCGCTCATGGCGGCGTCGGCGTGCATCCGCCTCGGCGTCTTCTCCGCGGGCGTCGCCTCCACCCAGGACCCCCGCTACACCGTCGTCCCCCAGCGCGAGCGGCTCGCCGGGCGGCTGAGCAAGACCTAG
- a CDS encoding 4Fe-4S dicluster domain-containing protein encodes MGFFTDTSVCIGCKACEVACKEWNRLPPDPPFQLTGLSFDNTEQLSASTWRHVAFIEQRKPVREPSGGEQTSDQRWLMASDVCKHCTDAACLDVCPTGSLFRTEFGTVVVQADICNGCGYCVSACPYGVIDKRESDGLAWKCTLCYDRIGEGMVPACAKACPTESIQYGELSELLDRATARVETLQREGVTDARLYGHDPDDGVRGNGAFFLLLDEPEVYGLPPAPMDTTRDLPAMWRHMALAALTVAAGIITAFAAGR; translated from the coding sequence ATGGGCTTCTTCACCGACACCTCCGTCTGCATCGGCTGCAAGGCGTGCGAGGTGGCCTGCAAGGAGTGGAACCGGCTCCCGCCCGACCCGCCCTTCCAGCTCACCGGCCTGTCCTTCGACAACACCGAGCAGCTCTCGGCGTCCACGTGGCGGCATGTCGCGTTCATCGAACAGCGCAAACCGGTGCGCGAGCCGTCCGGCGGGGAGCAGACCAGCGACCAGCGCTGGCTCATGGCGTCCGACGTGTGCAAGCACTGCACCGACGCCGCCTGCCTGGACGTCTGCCCCACCGGCTCGCTGTTCCGCACCGAGTTCGGCACGGTCGTCGTGCAGGCCGACATCTGCAACGGGTGCGGCTACTGCGTGTCCGCCTGCCCGTACGGGGTGATCGACAAGCGGGAGAGCGACGGGCTGGCCTGGAAGTGCACGCTCTGCTACGACCGCATCGGCGAGGGGATGGTCCCGGCGTGCGCCAAGGCGTGCCCGACCGAGTCCATCCAGTACGGGGAGCTGAGCGAGCTCCTCGACCGCGCCACCGCCCGCGTAGAGACCCTCCAGCGAGAGGGGGTCACCGACGCCCGCCTCTACGGCCACGACCCGGACGACGGCGTGCGCGGGAACGGCGCGTTCTTCCTGCTGCTGGACGAGCCCGAGGTGTACGGCCTGCCCCCGGCTCCCATGGACACCACCCGCGACCTGCCCGCGATGTGGCGCCACATGGCCCTGGCGGCCCTGACCGTCGCGGCGGGCATCATCACCGCCTTCGCCGCGGGACGGTGA
- a CDS encoding carboxymuconolactone decarboxylase family protein: MTTTSGQTATPMPAPRISLSDLTPDIYRAMIALDGAVARSGLERPLLELVRIRASQINGCAYCVDMHTLDARAGGEREQRLHALAVWRETPFFTPRERAALDLTEAATRLPGGGVDDEVFARAAEQFTEEELGKLIWAITVINAWNRIGVTSRLVPGEYKPDA, translated from the coding sequence ATGACGACGACCAGCGGCCAGACCGCGACCCCTATGCCCGCCCCGCGCATCTCCCTGAGCGACCTGACCCCGGACATCTACCGGGCGATGATCGCCCTGGACGGCGCCGTCGCCCGCTCGGGCCTGGAGCGCCCGCTGCTCGAACTGGTGAGGATCCGCGCCTCCCAGATCAACGGCTGCGCCTACTGCGTCGACATGCACACTTTGGACGCCCGCGCCGGCGGCGAGCGCGAGCAGCGCCTCCACGCGTTGGCGGTGTGGCGTGAGACGCCGTTCTTCACGCCGCGCGAGCGCGCCGCACTGGACCTGACCGAGGCGGCGACCCGGCTGCCCGGCGGCGGGGTGGACGACGAGGTGTTCGCCCGCGCGGCCGAGCAATTCACCGAGGAGGAACTGGGCAAACTGATCTGGGCGATCACGGTGATCAACGCGTGGAACCGCATCGGCGTGACCTCGCGCCTGGTCCCCGGCGAGTACAAGCCGGACGCCTGA
- a CDS encoding DUF5996 family protein has product MELFPVMPLEEWRATKETLHRFAQVVGKVRLAAGVRRNHWWNAPFHVTGRGLTTRPMGQVDGNPIFTIDFDFVGHQLRVAAVDGREVSFPLYGKSVAAFYAETMRTLEELGVHVEIEIPHPFDLPDGERPFAEDVEHATYDPVMATRYWQVLSQVNLVLEEFAADFSGKISPVHHFWHTFDIACTRFSEREIDQGPETDPVTREAYSREVISTGFWFGDDSFPEPAFYSYTAPEPEGLAEEPLRPDAARWVERRGSHLAVLRYADARAAPYPRVAVLEFYESAYRAGARRAGWDAGRLACPGGVTDPVLSA; this is encoded by the coding sequence ATGGAGCTGTTTCCGGTGATGCCGTTGGAGGAGTGGCGGGCCACCAAGGAGACCCTGCATCGGTTCGCGCAGGTCGTGGGCAAGGTGCGGCTGGCGGCGGGGGTGCGGCGCAACCACTGGTGGAACGCGCCCTTCCATGTGACGGGGCGAGGGCTGACCACGCGGCCCATGGGACAGGTGGACGGGAACCCGATCTTCACCATCGACTTCGACTTCGTGGGCCACCAGCTGCGGGTGGCGGCCGTGGACGGCCGGGAGGTCTCGTTCCCGCTGTACGGGAAGTCGGTGGCGGCGTTCTACGCCGAGACCATGCGGACGCTTGAAGAGCTGGGCGTGCACGTCGAGATCGAGATCCCCCATCCGTTCGACCTGCCGGACGGGGAGCGGCCGTTCGCCGAGGACGTCGAGCACGCGACCTACGACCCGGTCATGGCGACCCGGTACTGGCAGGTGCTGAGCCAGGTGAACCTGGTGCTGGAGGAGTTCGCCGCGGACTTCTCCGGCAAGATCAGCCCGGTCCACCACTTCTGGCACACCTTCGACATCGCCTGCACGCGGTTCTCCGAACGGGAGATCGACCAGGGGCCCGAGACCGACCCGGTGACCCGCGAGGCGTACTCGCGGGAGGTCATCAGCACGGGATTCTGGTTCGGCGACGACTCCTTCCCCGAGCCCGCGTTCTACTCCTACACGGCCCCCGAGCCGGAGGGGCTGGCGGAGGAGCCGCTGCGCCCGGACGCGGCGCGGTGGGTGGAGCGGCGCGGCAGCCACCTCGCCGTCCTGCGCTACGCCGACGCCCGCGCCGCGCCGTACCCGCGCGTGGCCGTGCTGGAGTTCTACGAGAGCGCCTACCGGGCCGGGGCGCGGCGAGCCGGGTGGGACGCCGGCCGGCTGGCCTGCCCCGGCGGCGTCACCGACCCGGTGCTGAGCGCCTGA
- a CDS encoding isocitrate lyase/PEP mutase family protein, whose amino-acid sequence MAQQHDGDPARAVDGSDGAIAAKRARLRELHVPGRPLVLPNIWDAASARTVAAAGFPAVATSSAAVAAVLGYEDGEATPAAEALAQVARVAAAVPLPVTADMERGYGFAPAEFAERIAAAGVAGVNLEDSDPRTGAMVEVAEQIRFLAAVRAAGTGLVINARVDSFVHGTGTPEERLADAVARGRAYLEAGADCVYPILVSDTETIRALVTGVGGPVNILYRPGVPSIAELASLGVARVSFGGGLHAAAQAHLATLVSAIADGADPYGAPRG is encoded by the coding sequence ATGGCTCAGCAGCACGACGGCGACCCGGCGCGGGCCGTGGACGGGAGCGACGGCGCGATCGCCGCCAAGAGGGCGAGGCTCAGGGAACTGCACGTTCCCGGGCGCCCGCTGGTACTGCCGAACATCTGGGACGCCGCCTCCGCGCGCACGGTCGCGGCGGCGGGGTTCCCCGCCGTGGCCACCAGCAGCGCGGCGGTGGCCGCCGTCCTCGGGTACGAGGACGGCGAGGCGACGCCCGCCGCCGAGGCGCTGGCCCAGGTGGCCCGCGTCGCCGCGGCGGTGCCGCTGCCGGTGACCGCCGACATGGAGCGCGGGTACGGGTTCGCCCCGGCGGAGTTCGCCGAGCGGATCGCCGCCGCGGGCGTGGCCGGGGTGAACCTGGAGGACTCCGACCCGCGTACCGGCGCGATGGTGGAGGTGGCCGAGCAGATCCGCTTCCTCGCCGCCGTCCGCGCCGCCGGGACCGGCCTGGTGATCAACGCCAGGGTCGACAGCTTCGTCCACGGCACGGGGACGCCGGAGGAACGGCTGGCCGACGCGGTGGCGCGCGGGCGCGCGTACCTGGAGGCCGGGGCCGACTGCGTGTACCCGATCCTGGTCTCGGACACCGAGACGATCCGGGCGCTGGTGACCGGCGTCGGCGGCCCGGTCAACATCCTGTACCGGCCGGGCGTGCCCTCGATCGCCGAGCTGGCGTCGCTGGGGGTGGCCCGGGTGAGCTTCGGCGGCGGCCTGCACGCGGCCGCGCAGGCGCACCTGGCCACGCTGGTGTCCGCCATCGCCGACGGCGCCGACCCCTACGGGGCGCCGCGCGGATAG
- a CDS encoding MDR family MFS transporter: MTTTTTSRSVGLRSERGPVLAAIMLCTGLVAIDSTIIATAVPSVVSDLGGFSQFPWLFSIYLLTQAVTVPLYGKLADTFGRKPVMFFGIAAFLVGSALCGFAWSMPALIAFRALQGIGAGAIQPMSVTMVGDLYSLEERARVQGYVASVWGISAVVGPTLGGVFSEYVNWRWIFFINLPLGAVAVWALATRFKERVERSSHRVDYLGATLLTAGSSLLILGLLEGGVAWGWASAPSLVIFAAGILFIVVFPLVERRAAEPILPLWVFRRRTLVGGNLVGLCIGALMIGLSSYVPTFAQGVLGTGALVAGFVLAALSVGWPLAATFSGRLYMRIGFRDTAFIGGGLALAGAVLCALLGPRAPLWQVAAACFIVGAGLGLLSSPAIVAVQSSVGWERRGVVTATNMFCRSIGSSVGAAVLGAISNATLNDRFAHPPAALAGEMPKSLDATALVLGSQGSGTSPGAAAYVRQALYDASHHVFLAVVVVAVLAVGALLLLPRRPDQLSFD, from the coding sequence GTGACGACCACCACGACATCCCGGAGCGTCGGCCTCAGATCCGAGCGCGGGCCCGTGCTCGCCGCGATCATGCTGTGCACCGGGCTCGTCGCGATCGACAGCACGATCATCGCCACGGCGGTGCCGTCCGTGGTCAGCGACCTCGGCGGGTTCTCCCAGTTCCCGTGGCTGTTCTCGATCTACCTGCTCACCCAGGCCGTCACCGTGCCGCTGTACGGCAAGCTCGCCGACACCTTCGGGCGCAAGCCGGTGATGTTCTTCGGCATCGCGGCCTTCCTGGTCGGGTCGGCGCTGTGCGGGTTCGCCTGGAGCATGCCCGCGCTCATCGCGTTCCGCGCCCTCCAGGGCATCGGCGCGGGCGCCATCCAGCCGATGAGCGTCACCATGGTCGGCGACCTGTACTCGCTGGAGGAGCGCGCCCGCGTGCAGGGCTACGTGGCCAGCGTCTGGGGCATCTCCGCGGTGGTCGGCCCCACGCTCGGCGGCGTGTTCTCCGAGTACGTGAACTGGCGCTGGATCTTCTTCATCAACCTGCCGCTCGGCGCCGTCGCCGTCTGGGCGCTCGCCACCCGCTTCAAGGAGCGCGTCGAGCGCAGCAGCCACCGCGTCGACTACCTCGGCGCCACGCTGCTCACCGCCGGGTCGTCCCTGCTGATCCTGGGCCTACTGGAAGGCGGCGTCGCCTGGGGCTGGGCCTCGGCCCCGAGCCTCGTCATCTTCGCGGCGGGGATCCTCTTCATCGTCGTGTTCCCGCTGGTCGAACGCCGGGCCGCGGAGCCGATCCTGCCGCTGTGGGTGTTCCGCCGGCGCACGCTGGTCGGCGGCAACCTCGTCGGCCTGTGCATCGGCGCCCTGATGATCGGCCTCAGCTCGTACGTGCCGACCTTCGCCCAGGGCGTCCTCGGCACCGGCGCGCTGGTCGCCGGGTTCGTGCTGGCCGCGCTGAGCGTCGGCTGGCCCCTGGCCGCGACGTTCTCCGGACGCCTCTACATGCGCATCGGCTTCCGCGACACCGCGTTCATCGGCGGCGGGCTCGCCCTCGCGGGCGCGGTCCTGTGCGCCCTGCTCGGCCCGCGGGCGCCGCTGTGGCAGGTCGCGGCGGCCTGCTTCATCGTCGGCGCCGGCCTCGGCCTGCTCTCCAGCCCGGCCATCGTCGCCGTCCAGTCGTCGGTCGGATGGGAGCGCCGCGGCGTCGTCACCGCGACCAACATGTTCTGCCGCTCCATCGGCAGCTCGGTCGGCGCGGCCGTCCTCGGCGCGATCTCCAACGCCACCCTGAACGACCGCTTCGCCCACCCGCCCGCCGCCCTCGCGGGCGAGATGCCGAAGAGCCTGGACGCGACGGCCCTCGTGCTCGGCAGCCAGGGCTCGGGCACGAGCCCCGGCGCCGCGGCCTACGTGCGCCAGGCCCTGTACGACGCCTCCCACCACGTCTTCCTCGCCGTGGTCGTGGTCGCCGTCCTCGCCGTCGGCGCCCTGCTCCTCCTCCCCCGCCGCCCCGACCAACTCAGCTTCGACTGA
- a CDS encoding class I SAM-dependent methyltransferase, which translates to MKNDEEVSRTALMAAAARAAHLVVDGRPPIFEDTLAYALLGEQADDLIGYHRAHGAHLVLRGARTAALTRSRYTEDRLAEAVGRGIGQYVILGAGLDSYAHRAGKDGPVRVFEVDHPATQRWKRRALDVAGVPDPGTVAFVPVDFERDDLAERLAGAGFDPAVPALVSWLGVTMYLTREAIGQTLAVLAGLAPGTEVVVEWMLPESLRDEEGRAYAEAVSQAAAQGGEPWLTFLGPDEATALLAEHGLEVAGHAFQRDAIDPALWERTDELRPQNLPLLTHARVPVRG; encoded by the coding sequence GTGAAAAACGATGAAGAAGTCAGCCGTACCGCGCTCATGGCCGCCGCCGCCCGGGCGGCCCATCTGGTCGTCGACGGCCGGCCCCCGATCTTCGAGGACACGCTGGCGTACGCCCTGCTCGGCGAGCAGGCCGACGACCTGATCGGCTACCACCGCGCGCACGGCGCGCACCTCGTCCTCAGAGGCGCCCGCACGGCCGCCCTCACCCGGAGCCGCTACACCGAGGACCGCCTGGCCGAGGCCGTGGGCCGCGGGATCGGCCAGTACGTCATCCTCGGCGCGGGCCTGGACTCCTACGCTCACCGCGCGGGGAAGGACGGCCCGGTGCGCGTGTTCGAGGTGGACCACCCGGCGACCCAGCGGTGGAAGCGCCGCGCGCTCGACGTGGCGGGCGTCCCCGACCCCGGCACTGTCGCCTTCGTCCCCGTCGACTTCGAGCGCGACGACCTGGCGGAACGCCTCGCCGGCGCGGGCTTCGACCCCGCCGTGCCCGCCCTGGTGAGCTGGCTCGGCGTCACGATGTACCTCACCCGCGAGGCCATCGGGCAGACCCTGGCCGTCCTCGCCGGCCTGGCCCCCGGCACCGAGGTCGTGGTCGAGTGGATGCTCCCCGAGTCGCTGCGGGACGAGGAGGGCCGGGCGTACGCCGAGGCGGTCTCGCAGGCGGCGGCGCAGGGCGGCGAGCCGTGGCTGACCTTCCTCGGCCCGGACGAGGCCACGGCCCTCCTGGCGGAGCACGGCCTGGAGGTGGCCGGGCACGCCTTCCAGCGGGACGCGATCGACCCCGCGCTCTGGGAGCGGACGGACGAGCTGCGCCCCCAGAACCTGCCGCTGCTCACCCACGCGCGGGTTCCGGTCCGGGGATAG
- the fdh gene encoding formate dehydrogenase: MGIFEFVGRWPVLRQLTGPDRCGLGTAVRSRETDELRSRIATADRVVNSVCPYCAVGCAQKVYVKDEKVVQIEGDVDSPISRGRLCPKGSASLQLTTGPAREHSVLYRRPYGTEWERLDLATAMEMVADRVVRTRRETWQEYHDGRRVARTMGIASLGGATLDNEENYLIKKLLTGLGVVQVENQARVCHSSTVTGLGTSFGRGGSTTYMQDLQHSDCIIIEGSNFAESHPVGFQWVMEAKLRGATVIHVDPHFSRTSALADKHVPIRPGSDIAFLGAIINHVLTEGKDFREYVLNYTNAATIVSDEFQDTEDLDGVFSGWDPEKRSYDVSSWHYKGSPMQAAVGRRIHHTEYHVPGRSEAHGSGGAPVMAHPERDETLNHPRCVYQILKRHFSRYTPEVVEEVCGIPRDTFAWICDTLTSNSGPDRTSAFAYAVGWTQHTVATQYIRCASILQLLLGNIGRPGGGIMAMRGHASIQGSSDIPTLYNLLPGYIPMPYMHTDESLESFIEIVSTEKGFWSEARSYIVSLLKAYYGDAATADNDYCFGHLPRLTGSHSTYDTVMTQLDGICRGYFLFGQNPAVGSANARLQRLGMAKLDWLVVRDFSLIESATWWKDGREIQTGELRTAEIPTEVFFFPAAAHTEKSGTFTNTNRLLQWHDAAVEPSGDRRSDLWFMYHLGRMIKERLAGSTDPADRALLDLKWDYPVEGPLREPSAEAVLREVNGHGPDGRMLSTYTELRDDGSTSCGCWIYCGVFADEVNQAARRKPHTEQSWVSPEWGWAWPLNRRELYNRASAAPDGTPWSPRKALVWWDESLGKWTGHDVPDFPEDVPPGYRPPEDARGVAALSGIDPFIMQGDGKGWLHAPAGLMDGPLPTHYEPQDTPVHNLLYPNRPHNPVRLTYERPGNRYHPVGSPVYPYVVTTYRLTEHFTAGGMSRWLPYLSELQPDMFCEVSPELAEERLLEHGGWATIITARGAIEARVLVTDRMPPLRLNGRVLHQIGLPYHWGPAGCAIGDPANELTAIVLDPNSDIQETKACTADIQPGRRPRGPGLNRLVDTFRRRAGIAEPTHQEV; this comes from the coding sequence ATGGGCATCTTCGAGTTCGTGGGCAGATGGCCGGTGCTGCGGCAGCTCACCGGCCCCGACCGCTGCGGGCTCGGCACGGCCGTGCGCTCCCGCGAGACCGACGAGCTGCGCTCCCGCATCGCCACCGCCGACCGCGTGGTGAACTCCGTCTGCCCCTACTGCGCCGTCGGGTGCGCCCAGAAGGTGTACGTCAAGGACGAGAAGGTCGTCCAGATCGAGGGCGACGTCGACTCGCCGATCAGCAGGGGCCGTCTGTGCCCCAAGGGCTCGGCCTCGCTCCAGCTCACCACCGGCCCCGCCCGCGAGCACTCCGTCCTGTACCGCCGCCCGTACGGCACCGAGTGGGAACGGCTCGACCTGGCCACGGCCATGGAGATGGTCGCCGACCGGGTCGTGCGGACCCGCCGCGAGACCTGGCAGGAGTACCACGACGGCCGGCGCGTGGCGAGGACGATGGGCATCGCGAGCCTCGGCGGCGCGACGCTCGACAACGAGGAGAACTACCTCATCAAGAAGCTGCTGACCGGGCTCGGCGTCGTCCAGGTGGAGAACCAGGCCCGGGTCTGCCACAGCTCCACGGTCACCGGGCTCGGCACCTCCTTCGGCCGGGGCGGCTCGACCACCTACATGCAGGACCTGCAGCACTCCGACTGCATCATCATCGAGGGCTCCAACTTCGCCGAGTCGCACCCGGTGGGCTTCCAGTGGGTGATGGAGGCCAAGCTGCGCGGCGCCACGGTGATCCACGTGGACCCGCACTTCAGCCGCACCAGCGCCCTGGCCGACAAGCACGTCCCGATCCGGCCGGGCAGCGACATCGCCTTCCTCGGCGCGATCATCAACCACGTGCTCACGGAGGGCAAGGACTTCCGCGAGTACGTCCTGAACTACACCAACGCCGCCACGATCGTGTCCGACGAGTTCCAGGACACCGAGGATCTGGACGGCGTCTTCTCCGGCTGGGACCCCGAGAAGCGGTCCTACGACGTCAGCAGCTGGCACTACAAGGGGTCGCCGATGCAGGCCGCCGTCGGCCGCCGGATCCACCACACCGAGTACCACGTGCCGGGCAGGAGCGAGGCGCACGGCTCCGGCGGCGCGCCCGTCATGGCGCACCCGGAGCGCGACGAGACACTGAACCATCCGCGCTGCGTCTACCAGATCCTCAAGCGGCACTTCTCCCGCTACACGCCCGAGGTCGTGGAAGAGGTGTGCGGCATCCCGCGCGACACCTTCGCCTGGATCTGCGACACGCTGACCTCCAACTCGGGCCCCGACCGCACCAGCGCGTTCGCCTACGCGGTCGGCTGGACGCAGCACACGGTGGCCACCCAGTACATCCGCTGCGCGAGCATCCTGCAGCTCCTGCTCGGCAACATCGGACGGCCCGGCGGCGGGATCATGGCCATGCGCGGCCACGCCAGCATCCAGGGCTCCAGCGACATCCCCACCCTCTACAACCTGCTGCCCGGCTACATCCCCATGCCGTACATGCACACCGACGAGTCGCTGGAGTCGTTCATCGAGATCGTGTCGACCGAGAAGGGATTCTGGAGCGAGGCCCGTAGCTACATCGTCAGCCTGCTGAAGGCGTACTACGGCGACGCGGCCACCGCGGACAACGACTACTGCTTCGGGCACCTGCCCCGGCTGACCGGCTCCCACAGCACCTACGACACGGTGATGACCCAGCTCGACGGCATCTGCCGCGGATACTTCCTGTTCGGGCAGAACCCCGCGGTCGGATCGGCCAACGCCCGGCTGCAGCGGCTCGGCATGGCCAAGCTCGACTGGCTCGTGGTCCGGGACTTCTCGCTGATCGAGTCGGCCACCTGGTGGAAGGACGGGCGCGAGATCCAGACCGGGGAGCTGCGCACCGCCGAGATCCCCACCGAGGTGTTCTTCTTCCCCGCGGCCGCCCACACCGAGAAGAGCGGCACGTTCACCAACACCAACCGCCTGCTGCAGTGGCACGACGCGGCGGTCGAGCCGAGCGGCGACCGCCGCAGCGACCTGTGGTTCATGTACCACCTCGGCCGAATGATCAAGGAGCGGCTGGCCGGCTCCACCGACCCGGCGGACCGCGCGCTGCTCGACCTGAAATGGGACTACCCGGTCGAGGGCCCCCTGCGGGAGCCGAGCGCGGAGGCCGTGCTGCGGGAGGTCAACGGGCACGGCCCCGACGGGCGCATGCTGTCGACCTACACCGAGCTGCGCGACGACGGCTCGACCTCGTGCGGCTGCTGGATCTACTGCGGGGTGTTCGCCGACGAGGTGAACCAGGCGGCCCGCCGCAAGCCGCACACCGAGCAGAGCTGGGTGTCGCCCGAATGGGGCTGGGCGTGGCCGCTGAACCGGCGCGAGCTCTACAACCGCGCATCCGCGGCGCCGGACGGCACCCCGTGGAGCCCGCGCAAGGCCCTGGTCTGGTGGGACGAGAGCCTCGGCAAGTGGACCGGGCACGACGTCCCGGACTTCCCCGAGGACGTCCCGCCGGGCTACCGGCCGCCCGAGGACGCCCGCGGCGTGGCCGCGCTCTCCGGCATCGACCCGTTCATCATGCAAGGGGACGGCAAGGGCTGGTTGCACGCGCCGGCCGGGCTCATGGACGGGCCGCTGCCGACGCACTACGAGCCGCAGGACACGCCGGTCCACAACCTGCTGTACCCGAACCGGCCGCACAACCCGGTCCGGCTGACCTACGAGCGCCCGGGCAACCGCTACCACCCCGTCGGCAGCCCGGTCTACCCGTACGTGGTCACCACCTACCGGCTCACCGAGCACTTCACCGCCGGGGGCATGAGCCGCTGGCTGCCGTACCTCTCGGAGCTGCAGCCGGACATGTTCTGCGAGGTGTCGCCCGAGCTGGCCGAGGAGCGCCTGCTGGAGCACGGCGGGTGGGCCACGATCATCACCGCGCGGGGCGCCATCGAGGCGAGGGTGCTGGTGACCGACCGGATGCCGCCGCTGCGGCTCAACGGCCGCGTCCTCCACCAGATCGGCCTGCCCTACCACTGGGGCCCGGCCGGGTGCGCCATCGGCGATCCGGCCAACGAGCTGACGGCGATCGTCCTCGACCCGAACTCCGACATCCAGGAGACCAAGGCGTGCACCGCCGACATCCAGCCGGGGCGCCGGCCGCGCGGACCCGGCCTGAACCGGTTGGTGGACACGTTCCGCCGGCGGGCGGGCATCGCCGAGCCGACCCATCAGGAGGTCTGA